In the genome of Peromyscus eremicus chromosome 8b, PerEre_H2_v1, whole genome shotgun sequence, the window GTCTATCTGCCATGGAAAGCTGCACACAGCGTGGAGACAGCCCAAGAGAGAGGCCAAGTGTGCTGCAGGCGGAAAGAACTGGAGGAGAGACTACCCGAGACAGCTGAGCCCAGATCCCAGGCATGGGGCTGCACCACCCAGTGTCTGCCCATCTGGATTTGGTCTGATTTTAGCCCAATCATTCTTTGCCATGCTCCCATCCCTCCCATTTGTAATAACAATATTTATTCTATGCCATTGTATATCAGAAGCATGTAatttttactgtctttttttgtttACTGGTTTTTATAGAAGCTCAAAATTAAGACTTTATCTTGAGtcacagaagagactttggacttgtgAGCAATGTAGGGACTGGCAGATGGTACGGAGACTTCAGGACTGTATGTATTTTACTAGATGGAATGAGCCTTTATGGGACAGGGATGGAATGTTTCCATTTAGAAGTACCGTGTCTGGGCGTCAGGTTGTAAGGGGTGGGGTTGTGATGGTTTATTTTGtcaacctagagtcacctaggagacacatctctggACAGGTCTGCAAAGGCAGTTCCAGAGAGGCTTAGCTGAGAAGGGAAGGTCTATCTGGAATATAGGCAGCGCTATCCTACAGCTTGATActttaagtgaaataaaatgtaataataaataaatacaaaggagAAATCAGGCCGAGCATCTGTGTTTACCTTTTTGCTGCTTCCCAAgggcagatgcaatgtgaccagctgctctaCTCTCTTGACTGACACATGCcttcccctccatgatggaccTCATCCCCACAgactgtgagctaaaatgaacCCATTCTTCTTTAAGCCCCTTTTGTCAGATAATTGTCATAGCAAGGGGCAAAGTAACCAGCAGATGGATTTCTCACAGCCACAGTGGCCCGTGCACTGAGGTCAATGTAGTGTGCTGTGCAGAGGTCAATGCAGTGGGCTGCCTGCTTTGAAGGAGGCCTGACTTGGCAACTTTCTTGGAATGACATACTACAAAGTTCCCATGCTAAAAAGCAAAGGGTCTGAATGGCAGGCTTAACATGCTTGGACCCCATAAATCAACCACCCTGAGCTGAACTGGACCATTTCAGAGGAAACCACAACACTAAAGGTCCTGATGACATTTTGGCATTGATTGTTAGTTTACAAATTAAGGGAAACAGTAACAATACCTTTTGGAAAGTGCCAGGTACTGTCTAAGTGTCATACAAGGTATGGAGATGAAGTCACACAGAGTCCAACTCTGGAACTCACAGGCACATACCACAGGCATGGCGCACTCTCTCATTTCACATACAAGGTTGCCTACCCTCTAGGATAGACGTCAACctttcccatatatatatatatatatatatatatgtatacacacacacacacacacacacacacacacacacacacacacatatatatatatatatatatatatatatatatatatatatatatatataaaacacagaagGAGGGAATGGTTCTTAAGTTTCCTTTCACTATTCTTTACACATGGACTCAAGAATTTATGACAAATCACACTTACTACGCAATCTGGTAGCAACCCTGGCTGTTACTCAAATGGACCATTTACTTCTGGCTGGGATGGCCTACAAGTTAGGAAGTGTGTTAGAAGTCAGAAGCGAAGGTTTTACTGAATGTATACAGGAGGTGTCTGTCCAGATTTCACAGTCTTCCTGAAATGTATGTCCACTCAGTGCAGACTTCTTGTCCTGTGGGATGGCTTTAGGAGTGTATCTGGGATAAAGCTCTCATGGGCATTTGCAATCTCTCACAAGTTTTGTCATTGTTCCATAGCATTCTTAGAAAGCATTTGTTCTTAAATTCTTAAAAATCCAAGCCATTTCTGGTAGTGACCTTGTATGACCTCAGAAGTCCCTGGGCCTAAGGAGGCCAGGCAGTTAAGAGGCCATTTTAGAGGACTTACCAGTGTTCAAAGGTTTCTTTCTGGACGGTTATCAGTCCTAGTCTATAAGAAGCAGCACACACCATCGAATCCCTCTTTTATTTAAACATTAAGAAATTGTATCACAGTGACTAGAAAATGTCCTCAGAACATCAGCAATGATGAAGAGACCTCACAAGCGCAGACCTTCCTTTTCTTACAGACAGTCATCGGCCATCCAACACAAACATGCTCCCATCTCTAAAGTGGAGAATCAGGCGTACAAGCCCCTGTGAATAACCAACCAGGAAAAATGTGCTTAGCTTTGAACTGAGGCCAGTTAGAAGGGAACTGGGAGAGAGCTGCCtggagaagacagggaggaaagaaaatcaaagcaGACACAGACAGGGATGGACAGAGTAGTTCGGAGACCCAGAAGATGGACAGAGCGAGAAAGATCTCTCTCAAGGTCCCTCCTTTAGGAGGCACCAGGAACTCTCCCTGTGGTGTGACGGCAACTGAGGCAGGGAGCTGAGTGTCTTAAGGACTGGTGTTTGCACTGAGTGTGGGTGAGATGAAGCTGTGCTGTGCCCTCTCCATCTGGCCTGCCTAGAGAAAGAGCCCTTCTGCTCACGCCAGAGAGAAAGGCTCCCATCTACCTTCACCAGGGTTGTTAATTTTGCCCCTTTGGCATTAACCATTTAAAACCAATGAAGATCTACTTCCCAGATGTCAAACTAGGATCAGAAAAGAGGAATCAATGAGTGACTTATTTCGTAACTCATCTCGTGGCTGGTGTGGCTCCCTCTGAACTAAGGCTTCGTGTTTGACAAAACTTGTgctaagaaggaaagagagaaggaaagagaaacagggacagagacagagagaacacaggTCTCTACAAGAAAAATATGTAGTTGGTTCTTAAAAATGTAAGGCTTCgatttaaaatacaattaagaATTGACACACTAAAGTTTAACAAGATAAACATTAAACCAGTTATTGACTTGCATAAggtaagtgaaaaacaaaacactgaggtACTGCATTACTCTTCTATAGCCAACCTTATCTGCTTAGAACAAATACTTCCTTCTCATCCTTGGGGTTAAATCCACTCAGGCACGGAAGAAATACAAAAGAATCATCCCCTAGTTAGTGGGAAGGGCATGGCTGCTAAGAGACAGGAGTTTTACCCTTCAttccaataataaataaaatttaaaaagtcactaTTTACAGTTTACAGAGTCCCTGTGTCCCCGATCTTCACAGTGATGAAAGACACCTGCCCTCACCCACAGGTACTTCCCGCTTTCCTCTCTAAGGGCTCCAGGAGGCGGACTTGCCCTGCCTCGCTTTCACACAGGCCCCTCCCCGTTCCCCCATGCTCCTTCGGGAGACATTGCTGTGCCCTCAAATAAAGGCTGCATTCTTAGCAAATGCCAACCATAATTCCTGTTCCCTCCTTGGTCCAGCTCTTGAAAATAATTCTGTGGTCCTGGGAACACCTGTGTGtggctctctctctgtgtgtgtgtgtgtgtgtgtgtgtgtgtgtgtgtgtgtgtgtgtgtgagcgtgtgtgtgtgtgtgtgtgtgtgtgtgtctacagtgAGATTGGTGTATGAGCGCGAATGCTCATCTATGTGAGAGTGGCATGTGTGGGtgattgtgtatgtatgcatgcccCCATGACTTGACACTCATGGGTATGAGTGTGCGTGCCTGTGCAATGGCAGGGGAGTGTTttcgtgtgcatgtgtgaaagTGCAGGGATGTGGGATGGCTGAGTACACAGCTGGAAGGCAGAGCACAAGTCCACCAGGTTCATCCTGTGGCAACAGAGCTCTGTTACCCCGGAAGCTCACTCACTCACAGGGCTGCCGAGTTACAACTTAAGTTAACCAGAGCTTCTAGGCTTTCCAACACCCAACATCTTTCTGATTCGGAAGAAGACGAATCATAAATGTAGCACCATGTCCCAGCTCTACAACAGGAGACCACCCACCCTCGGTGGTCACAGGCTTGCAGAGTCCCCAAGGAGGTGGGCTGCCGCCTGGGGCAGAGGGCCACTGGGACCGCTCCTTAGGGTGGGAGGTCAGAAGGCATTTCACAGGTCCTTCCTCCCCACGGGGGAGCAGGAAGAGCAGAGGACAGCCACCGGAGTCAGGCACGTCTGCTGTGTCCCGCGATGACCTACGTGGTGGCTCGCGGTGCACGGTGCACAGGTGGGCGGCGGGCATTAGAGGAGGCTGTGGGTCACCCATGACTAAGTGCACCTGAGCAAAGTTCCAGGCTGTGGTCCTCTCTCTTGCTGGCCTACCTGGTTCGCAAGAGCCCAGATGGGGCAAGGAGCGCAGGAGGCGGTGGTGGGCCTCTTGCCAGGTCGGGTCACACCAGGCCCACCTCGCTCATAGCGTGCTCAGATGAGGCAGCGAGTCCAGATGCCCTGTGCGGCCCCTGGCAGCGGCGGCCGACTCCACCCCGCGCAGCCACTCGGTGCACTTGCGCACCAGGCCCTcgtccaccacctccacctcctcctcgtACTCCTCATCGTCGTACTTGTGTTTCTCATTGAGCAGCGACACCTTGAGCACCGGGCGCAGGCTGGAGGGGCGGTGGCTGGGCATCGTGGCCTGCAGACCTCCCGGCATCAGCGAGGCGCCGGGTGGGCGGCTGCTGACAGCCACAGCCAGAGGCGCGTCGGGGACACTGGTGGGGGGGCCGCCCCTCCGCAGGGTCGCGGTCCTGGTCCGGGGACAGGGGACCAGTGGGCGCCGAGGGTCCGGCGAGGGTGTGGGGAAGGGCCTGCGCGGCCGTGccagcagctgcttctccagGTGGCGCCTCTGGATGACCAGGATGGCTTCAGGAGTGAGGCTCAAGGAGAAGCGCGTGGTGTCGTCTGGCCCGGACCCCGCCCCCGCAGGAGTCCCCGCGGCGGTGGCTCCCCCTGGGCTGTGGCTGCAGGCGACCCGCCGGGGCGCGGAGCACGTGGTAGAGGCTCCCCCACGGCCCGGAGAGGACTGGGGCAGAACGCGTGCGGAGGTCGGCGGCTGCGGGGTGCCGGGACCCAGGCCGGGACCCAGGCCGGGACCGCGGCGGCCTGGCGGCCTCTTCAGGGTGGCGGAGGGCCAGGAGCTGGAGAGCAGCATCTCGGGCGGCCGCTTCTTCTTCTCCCCGGCGGCGGCAGGCGGCGAGGGCGCGGGCGGCACGCAGGGCCTCCGGGATAGCTGGCGCGCGGCGGGGCCCCCCGGGGTTCGggagggcggcggcggcggcggcggcggcggcggtggcggcataGGCTGGAATGACATGACGCCGCCGAGCAAGCGGATCATCAGTGTCCTGGAAGGGAGAGGGGCGGGTCTCAGTCACCGCGCGCGCGGAGCCGCCCCACAGGCCCAGCGACCCCCCTGCGTCTCCCCATCTGTTGCAGATCGCCCCGCGCTCTCGGCACACCCACCTGCGAGCAGCCACGGCATCTCCCGCTCCTTCCTAGCCCCAGCCTAAAGCCCCGTGGCTTCGAGAGAAGGCTCCTCCCGCCCCTTCCTCCCTTCGGCAACCCCGGGAGCTCCCTCAAACTGGGTGCTCCGGGCTCGACCCTGTGGGCACCGCCAGCAGCTGCCCAACTGCGGGCGGATCTGGATGTCGCCCGGTTCGCACCTCCGAGACGCGCAACCGGGCTGGGCCGGGCGGCAGGAGGAGGAGCGCGCGCTAGCAAGAGCTTGCCAAGTCCCGGGCTGCGCGGGGCTGCTGTCGCCACCGACTGCTGAACACTGGAGACAAAGTGCCCGAGAGCTGCAGGGGCGGGAGCCGGCACCCGGTGACCCaagcctcccctctccccagttcTCCCATGGTCCGCGAAGCGAAGGCTTAGTCCACCAGAAGCCAGGAGCTAGGTCTCAAGGGAGCTGGTGGCGAGAAATTTCGGGCCAGTCTGGAAAGCACCCGGAGCCGGGCGGGGCGTTTCAGTGCTCCCTAGGTTTCACTGACATTGCTGATCCCACTCCTTAAAGAGTTGTTTGCACATTAAAACCAGTTGTTATCTATGACTGGGCAAGGCAGTTTGTTAGATAATAGCAACATAGGGAATATTAGACATTGTTCTGTTTTAACGAGGGACTGCAGGCAAGGCGATGTGTTACCACCACCGTAACAGGATTCAAAATGAGAGCCAATCTTTACCTCAACTCATTTTCTGGTTGTAAATACCTGGAAACATACCCACAATGCTGAAGAGTCCAATAAGTCGGCAATCCAACAGTGCAATGTACCCCAAAGTCAAGGGTTTTTACAGGGCAGCCCCAACACCTGTTTCACTTACAAGTGAGCATCAAACGTTTCAAAAAACTACTCCCCATCACATTAAACAGCTCTGGCCCAGGGTGAGTCAGCCACACATGGGAAAGTGGGTAAGCCTGTGTGCTCTGTGCCAAcactcaccccaccccctcctcttctGTTTGTTCTGCGCAGCAGCAACTGGACACTCAGTGCCCAGGGTAGCCAAGGAAACTTGGGTGGCGGAAGCATTTCTCATTGGAGTGGTGGAGAAGTTGGCACGGGCCCCACAACCCCTATAGGCATCTCCACCACACCACATTCCCTCTGTGCAAAAGCATCTAGCTTCCAGAGAGCTCCTCCTCACAGGAGCCTCCTGCCCTTGCCCCTGCCAGGGCACCAAAGGCAGTAACCTCTGCCTCTGAACTCGGGCCTCTGGACTCAGCTGAACACAGGGCAGCTTAGCTCCCCGACACTGAAAGCATGCTTCTGTTGTTTTACTCCAGGTTCTAGTTTTTAGGTAGTTGTGGGTACAGGTTTGTAAGCAGTGACCAATGATtgaaagctgggggtgggggtgggggggtcagcAGCTGTTTCTGTAGGGACAGCTGGGGAGGTCAACTTTAGAGAAAACCAACAAACAGCTAGATGCCCAGATGTTCTGTATGCCAGTGAAAACGTGCAGTGTCTGGAACCCACTGCTTCCTGCGGGTGGGCTCACATCACTGCCTAAGGCTTCAGGGTGTTCAGAAGTAATGGTGTTTGGGCTGAAGGTCAGAGGTGGAGGCGGCAGGGCAGTCTCATAATTTTAAGAGCTGACATAAACTGAGGTAAGTCTGTGCCCAGCACTCCTTGTCCATTCTCCTGGGAAAGTGGGGCTTCCGGAAGCTCCAAAAtgcagtgagagagaaaggacaggACTCAGTACCAGGTGAGAGGCCAAAGTCAGACAGCTATtacaggagaaaaagaagagtctGTTGGCTGAGGAACCAGCATAAGTGAACCCAGCTAGTAGACATTATCATGTAAAAGCCCAGAGAAGCAGGTGAGCAGTTACCAGGGTGACAGCTAAGGTGACCCAGACCAGGGACTGGGATGTTCCATGTCACCTCAGCAACTTGCTCTGGCCCGGCAGCCCACAACCTGGGAAGCTACAAGCATTCCTGTCCTCCGAGAGTCCCGGAGGAATGGAAGCAGGAAGCCAGCTCAAGTATGGTCTCACGGAAGCAGTTATACTCCTGTACCTCGCGTGGGCTGCCCTAGCAGGGGAGCTTGTTCACTTCTGACAGGATTCTTCCAAATCTTCTGCTGCGGAGAAGAGCATCTACACATCAGCAGCACTTGTCCACCTCCCTCGGCCTCTTCTCAGACGCCAGGAAGAGTAGGACACCTGGGAGCTCTGGAGGCACGGGGGCCATCTACCGCTGACTGTTACGGAATCCGTTACACATTCCATTTGGTGGGAGTGGATGGCAGTGACAGTTGGAGCAAGGGAGATCAATCGTGACTTTCCAATAGGAGATGCAGAGGCTGACGTGATGGCTGAGCtaataaagacacttgctgccaagtttgaggacctgggctcaatccctggaacccactcactcctgtaagttgttctctgagcGCTACACATGTACGATGGCGGGGCACAGGCAAACActtacaaaagtaaataaatgctaaaacaacttaaagtagtttttaaaaaaacgGATGGGGGATGCATGATGCATTGATTAGTCAACAAATACACTCTTTACGTAATTTTATACACATTCAAATTTACCTGGAATTTCATATAATGTGAAGAGGGAGGGAGACGCCCAACCTtgtcacatctctctctctctctctctctctctctctctcacacacacacacacacacacacacacacacacacacaccacaaaacaaaggaacaagggCGGACAAGGCTCTCCTCACGTGGCggtctgaatgaaaatgtcccccataggctcatatatttgaacgcttggtccccagctagtggctgtttgggggaggatttgggggtatggtcttgttggaggatgtCACTAGGTggggactttgagatttcaaagcctCACAGCATTTCTGATTCAGGGCTCTCTGCCCCATGCTGTGGTTTGAGATGTGaactcagctgttcctgctgcatGCTCTGGCTCTGCCATCATAAACGCCAATTTTCTGGAACCTCCTGGAACCATAGACTTTCGCTTCAGTCATGGCGTTTTATCGCAGCAACAGCCAAGTAACCCATACACTCTCTGAACTTACTATCCCGAATAAGccagatgataaaaaaaaaaaaaaaaaaaaaaaaaagctcaagtcAGCAAGCCCAAATATACGTATTTGGCACTGCCCAGGGTTTTTGTCATTTCATCTTAACATAAAATTAACTTGCtaatcaccatacattatatgtgtgtatgaaattgaagacagcgatgttctaaaatagaaagtggtgcTGGTGTCGtgggcctatgaggatgctggactaaagtctatcaaattgaGCAAACAAGCCAAgtatactatgtgaattatttgtcaataaagattttataaaacgccaaagaaaatgaaaacagtggTTATCCCAGACATAAACAATAACCTCCACATTGGGAGTCTCCGTTTAACTATGGTCACTATTTATCATCATAAAAAACAACCTGGAAGCTTGTAACACCAAGGCCACGCAGCTTTTTCCTTATAACCCCAATGTGTTCAGAAACATTCAAGGTTACATCATACAATACCTTCGTTATGTGGATAAGGAAACAGAGGTCCCAAGAGTTAAAGTGACTTGACTAAGGCCCGTATTGGTATGTGTCCTATTCCCTATGTCTTTGATGCTCTGGTATTTGAGGCTTTGATACTGGAAAGACTGCCCTGTATAGTACTAGCTAAGTCCTAGAGAAAGCAAAGAACCCACATGCAGACTTTGGTATAGAAAGTCCAAACCACCATCTGTTTGTTTGGGCCCAGACTAGTCTCAAACTGAACTAGATTAGTCTGGAACTGAACTTGAGATCATTCTGCTtctcaaatgttgggattacaaggaTGTGCCGGCACGCCAGTTCCACTCTGTGTTTCATCAGGCCCTCACACTCCACACCAATACTCCTGTAAGGAACCTCAGCGCCAGGTTGTAGCTTCTAAGGACCCCTGTTCCAGCTCACAGCCTTCAAAATGGATTCAGAGGATACAATCTTAAACTTTTGTAGTATACCTAAGCTATCTGTCCGTTCCTTTCTGAAATAACCACAACACAGGCTCTGGACCATATtccactttcttccttctgtttcctgacCAGTTAGGTGGCCCCTATAGGCTGTGGCTTGAATTTCTAGGAATCTGTGAATGTAAACTTGCTTCATGAAAACAGTTCCATGTCTGCTCTGACTACGCGTGTTCAGGTAAATTTCCAACAATATCCTAGTTGTTAGTAGTAAGAGATACAGGACTAGTACCTGACATTCAGACAggaaatcctttcttcttttactgTGCTCCTACAACACCAACCACCTCCTGCAGTCCAGAGAGAGCTGAAGTGCAGGGATGTGTCTCTGAAGAGGACCAAGTGAGATCATAAAGATAACTGCTGCTGGAATAAAAGTTAAACACAGTACAAATGCATAGTGACATACGGTGTTAATTACTATTCCCAGAAGCATCTAAAGGAATATGCATAGTATTTGTTGAGGTTGTGCTTATGCTCACATGTGGAAGGAGGTTAACATGAAATTGAGCTGGAGCTAGAGAAAGGAACCAAAGTTTGCTCACCTGGGTTTTGTGCTTACCTTATGGGCATCCGTGGAAGTTTGGCCTAAGCAGGGTAACATTAGAAATGCTTAGCCTGGTGGTCAATGATTATAAACTCAGCACTGGTATTGAGGTAGGAAGGTGGTATTGGGGGTattgaggcaggaagaatatgatcaagaagccagcctgggtcagAGTGGATGTGAGAAGTCACTCTGCTTGTCTATGTGCACGTGGGAATGAGGAGAGCCAATGATCCACCTGCACACGTTGGTGTATCTGGAGTGAATCGACCTTGAAGAAAGCTTTTATACTCCATATCTGAGGAAATTAAGACATGGTTATCTACTTCCTAGCCAGATCAGCTAAGCTGT includes:
- the Prr18 gene encoding proline-rich protein 18, encoding MIRLLGGVMSFQPMPPPPPPPPPPPPSRTPGGPAARQLSRRPCVPPAPSPPAAAGEKKKRPPEMLLSSSWPSATLKRPPGRRGPGLGPGLGPGTPQPPTSARVLPQSSPGRGGASTTCSAPRRVACSHSPGGATAAGTPAGAGSGPDDTTRFSLSLTPEAILVIQRRHLEKQLLARPRRPFPTPSPDPRRPLVPCPRTRTATLRRGGPPTSVPDAPLAVAVSSRPPGASLMPGGLQATMPSHRPSSLRPVLKVSLLNEKHKYDDEEYEEEVEVVDEGLVRKCTEWLRGVESAAAARGRTGHLDSLPHLSTL